In the Candidatus Brocadiia bacterium genome, one interval contains:
- the yajC gene encoding preprotein translocase subunit YajC: MGSQSGSTGSLVSMIVMFAIMFGLMYILLIRPQRKKEIERLNMLKNIQKNDPVITSGGIYGIVQQVKDTEVIIKIDESNNTKIRVAKSAIIGVDKNMMASEEKR, from the coding sequence ATGGGCAGCCAATCAGGGAGCACCGGGTCTTTGGTATCGATGATAGTCATGTTTGCCATAATGTTCGGGTTGATGTATATCCTGTTAATCAGGCCTCAGCGCAAGAAGGAAATAGAGCGCTTGAATATGCTCAAGAACATCCAGAAGAACGATCCGGTCATCACCTCGGGCGGGATTTACGGCATCGTTCAGCAGGTCAAGGATACCGAAGTTATCATCAAGATAGACGAGAGCAACAATACCAAGATACGGGTTGCCAAGAGCGCCATTATCGGCGTGGATAAAAATATGATGGCCTCTGAGGAAAAGAGATAA
- a CDS encoding dipeptidase has translation MNKTQLLELHRKSFIIDGHADSFHQALAGRDFLTGKCRTDAGRPHKHASARPLVDYPRLRQGGLDLQFMAIFTPRVFRGPAATAYALKFLFEIHHAVRQSRGRLKLVLNAKDIAAPDPDYNYFLISIEGGLPFAGNINMVETFYNLGVRAFSLTQNESNELADGIGTQNPYKPTSFRPRGLTSLGRQAIRQANRLGMILDVAHLAAPGFWQLARLARGPIISSHTGIRALCDIARNLADDQLREIVRRKGVVGIFYMPEFIVRTQMVISIERVIDHIQYVADKFGVDYVGLGSDFDGYEGTCKGLEDVSKIANITYALDRRGFNKTEITKILGGNFRRVINQVLNGA, from the coding sequence ATGAATAAAACTCAATTACTGGAGTTACACCGTAAATCGTTCATAATCGACGGCCACGCCGACAGCTTCCACCAAGCGCTGGCCGGCCGCGACTTCCTAACCGGCAAATGCCGGACCGATGCCGGACGTCCGCATAAGCATGCTAGCGCCCGGCCGCTGGTTGACTATCCGCGCCTGAGGCAAGGCGGGCTTGACCTGCAGTTTATGGCCATCTTCACCCCGAGGGTGTTCCGGGGCCCAGCCGCCACCGCCTACGCCCTGAAGTTCCTGTTCGAGATACATCACGCCGTGCGCCAGTCGCGCGGCCGGCTGAAGCTGGTGCTCAACGCTAAGGACATCGCCGCACCCGACCCGGACTACAATTATTTCCTCATCAGCATCGAAGGCGGACTGCCCTTCGCCGGCAATATCAATATGGTCGAGACCTTCTACAACCTGGGAGTGCGCGCCTTTTCCCTGACCCAGAACGAATCCAACGAACTGGCCGACGGCATCGGCACCCAGAACCCCTACAAGCCGACCAGCTTCAGACCGCGCGGACTGACGTCATTAGGCCGGCAGGCCATCCGCCAAGCCAACCGGCTGGGCATGATCCTGGACGTGGCCCACCTGGCCGCGCCCGGCTTCTGGCAACTGGCCCGGCTGGCCCGCGGACCGATCATTTCCTCGCATACCGGCATCCGCGCACTGTGCGACATCGCCCGCAACCTGGCCGACGACCAGCTTCGGGAAATCGTCCGCCGCAAGGGCGTGGTCGGTATCTTCTATATGCCCGAGTTCATCGTCAGGACCCAAATGGTCATCTCCATCGAAAGAGTCATCGACCACATCCAGTACGTGGCCGACAAGTTCGGAGTCGATTACGTCGGGCTGGGTTCGGACTTCGACGGCTATGAAGGCACCTGCAAAGGACTCGAGGACGTCTCCAAAATAGCCAACATTACCTACGCCCTGGACCGCCGGGGATTCAATAAGACAGAGATAACCAAGATACTCGGTGGCAACTTCCGCCGGGTCATCAACCAAGTGCTGAATGGAGCGTGA
- a CDS encoding CocE/NonD family hydrolase: MITSLSPKYEVEQRIDIKVWMRDGINLSTDLYLPKGKGPFPVILARTPYGNHDPMRIAAKIWMAQRGIAYAYQDCRGRHDSEGEWEPFRFEKKDGLDTLGWLAKQDFCNGHIGMMGGSYEGYCTWIVAPEAHPALKAIVPLVPLPDPVINVPYQNGAFFWNMIVWGLMVFGKTNQNLGNINWTKLYRYLPLRKMDQAAGMKSRTWQNWMDHPTFDAWWKEVCYMHEWNKVNIPIMHICGWYDDDGISTYKNYPGMRTSGKTPKARDEQRLIIGCWPHKLNLSSKVGEIDFGPKAVIDLNSIILKFFARHLAGEKHDKKTEPRCRIFIMGENSWHSFPDWPIPKAVTTKFYLHSNGNANSLLGDGVLSVDTPKPAEKADRYIYDPTDPVPYVTDPVSLQLGEASDQQAIERRMDVLVYSTAPLNRDTVVCGRVFAELFISTDVKGTDLTAKLVDVWPNGKAIQLQDGIQRAEFRNSLAKTEWLKPGRVYKITVDLWATGIRFFKGHRIRLEISSSAVPKFSPHLNTDTAQADETRHIIAHQTIYHTKDYPSALVVDVIPAKALKGTDIKI; this comes from the coding sequence ATGATAACAAGCTTGTCTCCCAAATATGAAGTAGAACAAAGAATAGATATCAAGGTGTGGATGAGGGACGGCATAAATCTTTCCACCGACCTTTATCTGCCCAAAGGCAAAGGCCCGTTCCCGGTCATCCTTGCCCGTACGCCTTACGGCAATCACGACCCCATGCGCATTGCAGCCAAGATATGGATGGCCCAAAGAGGCATCGCCTATGCCTACCAGGATTGCCGGGGCAGGCACGACAGCGAAGGCGAATGGGAACCTTTCCGATTTGAAAAGAAGGATGGTCTTGATACCCTTGGCTGGCTGGCCAAACAGGATTTCTGCAACGGCCACATCGGCATGATGGGCGGCAGTTATGAAGGATATTGCACCTGGATAGTCGCGCCCGAGGCGCACCCGGCACTGAAAGCCATTGTGCCTTTGGTGCCACTACCCGACCCGGTCATAAACGTGCCCTATCAGAACGGCGCTTTCTTCTGGAATATGATTGTCTGGGGCTTGATGGTATTCGGCAAGACCAACCAGAATCTGGGTAATATCAATTGGACCAAGCTTTACCGATACCTGCCCTTGCGCAAGATGGACCAGGCGGCCGGGATGAAAAGCCGCACCTGGCAAAACTGGATGGACCACCCCACCTTTGACGCCTGGTGGAAAGAGGTCTGCTATATGCACGAATGGAACAAGGTCAATATTCCGATTATGCACATCTGCGGCTGGTATGATGATGACGGGATTTCCACCTATAAGAATTACCCGGGCATGAGGACAAGCGGAAAAACACCCAAAGCCCGCGACGAACAAAGGCTAATTATCGGATGCTGGCCGCATAAATTGAATCTATCCAGCAAGGTGGGCGAGATAGACTTCGGCCCGAAAGCGGTCATTGACCTGAACTCCATCATATTAAAATTCTTCGCCCGGCATCTGGCCGGGGAAAAGCACGACAAGAAGACCGAACCAAGATGCCGTATTTTCATCATGGGCGAAAATAGCTGGCATTCATTCCCCGATTGGCCCATCCCCAAAGCTGTTACCACTAAGTTCTACCTGCACAGCAACGGCAATGCCAACTCATTATTGGGTGACGGTGTTTTAAGCGTTGATACGCCCAAACCGGCTGAAAAGGCCGACCGTTATATCTACGACCCAACAGACCCGGTGCCTTATGTGACTGACCCGGTCAGCCTGCAATTAGGCGAGGCGTCAGACCAGCAGGCCATCGAGCGGAGAATGGACGTGCTGGTCTATTCCACTGCCCCGCTCAACCGGGATACAGTCGTTTGCGGGCGGGTATTTGCCGAACTCTTTATTTCAACCGATGTCAAGGGCACGGATTTAACCGCCAAGCTGGTCGATGTCTGGCCCAACGGCAAGGCCATCCAGCTCCAGGACGGCATCCAGCGGGCCGAATTCAGGAACTCGCTGGCCAAAACCGAATGGCTCAAGCCCGGCCGGGTCTATAAGATCACTGTCGACCTCTGGGCCACCGGCATCCGATTCTTCAAAGGACACCGCATCAGGCTGGAAATCTCCAGCAGCGCCGTGCCCAAGTTCTCGCCGCACCTGAACACCGATACGGCCCAGGCCGACGAGACCAGGCACATTATCGCCCATCAAACTATTTACCATACCAAAGATTATCCCAGCGCCCTGGTGGTCGACGTCATACCGGCCAAGGCATTGAAAGGCACTGATATCAAGATATGA
- a CDS encoding aconitase X catalytic domain-containing protein produces the protein MKLTEQEKRMRGGAQGPVAAEAIDYLIQLGEAFGSERLADISYCHYPAEMGIYEGSVEDLVSYSRRRGARVCVPTTTSTLCADLEKPWITGIPKKLAGLQAKVEAAHRAMGILETYTCTPQLIGFVPPFGSYIASVESSAIIYFNSVLGARTNRGGLFSRYSAVTGKYPLMGYLLPANRFGTHLFNVRIPPTRLKTYDAWCALGFAIGKIVGSEVPVIDGVAPQRTDWLIGLGAALATSGSVTLFHIPGVTPEARTVKEAFGPKRIPQTVYEINARDLDEVYNQMNTIPSGTHVDFVTLGCPHYNLAQIKYVAEQLNGKRIAPDVNFWICTNRMTRRQAEYSGYVKIIEKAGAKVVADTCPVESHMRTSTCREYGLPVPYVKNMVVDSVKMARYVKDLLGCKTVLTNTNSCIQTALSGRWKYE, from the coding sequence ATGAAACTGACTGAACAGGAAAAACGGATGCGCGGCGGCGCCCAGGGGCCGGTGGCGGCCGAGGCCATAGATTATCTCATCCAGCTGGGCGAGGCATTCGGCTCGGAACGATTGGCGGATATTTCCTACTGCCATTATCCGGCTGAAATGGGCATCTATGAAGGCTCGGTCGAGGACCTGGTCAGCTACTCCCGGCGCCGTGGAGCCCGGGTGTGCGTGCCGACCACCACCTCGACGCTCTGCGCCGACCTGGAGAAGCCCTGGATTACCGGCATCCCCAAGAAGCTGGCCGGACTGCAAGCCAAAGTAGAAGCCGCACACCGGGCCATGGGCATCCTGGAAACATACACCTGCACCCCTCAGCTCATCGGGTTCGTCCCGCCTTTCGGAAGCTACATCGCCTCGGTCGAGAGCAGCGCTATCATCTATTTCAATTCGGTGTTGGGCGCCCGAACCAACCGGGGCGGGCTGTTCAGCCGTTATTCGGCCGTCACCGGCAAATACCCGTTGATGGGATATCTCCTGCCGGCCAACCGATTCGGCACGCACCTCTTCAATGTAAGGATTCCGCCGACCCGGTTGAAGACCTATGACGCCTGGTGCGCCCTGGGATTCGCCATCGGTAAGATAGTCGGCAGCGAGGTCCCGGTCATCGACGGCGTCGCTCCGCAACGGACCGACTGGCTCATCGGGCTTGGCGCGGCACTGGCCACCTCCGGCTCGGTCACCCTGTTCCATATCCCCGGCGTCACGCCCGAGGCCAGAACCGTCAAAGAAGCCTTCGGCCCTAAGCGCATCCCCCAAACGGTCTATGAAATTAATGCCCGTGACCTGGATGAAGTCTATAATCAGATGAATACCATCCCGTCAGGAACGCATGTCGACTTCGTCACGCTGGGCTGTCCGCATTACAATCTGGCCCAGATAAAATATGTAGCCGAACAATTAAACGGAAAACGGATAGCGCCGGATGTCAATTTCTGGATTTGTACCAATAGGATGACCCGCCGGCAGGCTGAATATTCCGGATATGTAAAGATAATAGAAAAGGCCGGAGCCAAGGTGGTAGCCGATACCTGCCCGGTGGAAAGCCATATGCGGACCTCGACTTGCCGCGAATACGGCCTACCCGTCCCGTATGTCAAGAACATGGTGGTAGACAGCGTAAAAATGGCGCGCTATGTGAAAGACCTGCTGGGCTGCAAGACTGTCTTGACTAATACAAACAGCTGCATCCAAACGGCATTATCCGGGAGATGGAAATATGAGTAA
- a CDS encoding DUF126 domain-containing protein encodes MSKTFKGRKIVRGKAQGKAIVCPNSFSFLGDVDLDTGEIIASNNPNKGRLLKDAILVFKETKGSSGGSSVLMTLVQKKKAPAALVTVKAPDYNLTEGAILAGIPFVSDLAPKIVSIIKTGDYIEVDADRGIITCPAKQILK; translated from the coding sequence ATGAGTAAAACATTCAAAGGCAGGAAAATAGTCCGGGGCAAGGCACAGGGTAAAGCGATAGTCTGCCCTAACAGCTTCTCGTTCCTGGGCGATGTGGATTTGGATACCGGGGAAATCATCGCCTCGAACAACCCCAATAAAGGGAGATTGCTCAAAGATGCGATACTTGTATTCAAGGAAACCAAGGGCTCATCGGGCGGGTCTTCGGTCCTGATGACGCTGGTCCAGAAGAAAAAGGCTCCGGCCGCGCTGGTCACCGTCAAAGCGCCGGATTATAACCTGACCGAAGGCGCCATCCTGGCCGGCATCCCCTTCGTATCTGATTTGGCTCCTAAAATCGTATCCATAATAAAAACTGGAGACTATATTGAAGTCGATGCGGACCGGGGAATAATAACCTGTCCCGCTAAACAAATATTAAAATAA
- a CDS encoding TlpA disulfide reductase family protein, whose protein sequence is MIVSRKWRAAIFAVLAIFLQCIQIQSEGMNGPGAQASPDITIDSIRFGGLWMGNNISTDDLEGYVVAVEFWGKWCPPCREMIPHVVGWNTKYSAQGLIILGFHSTQSETKDEVAAFCKENKISYNIYDRGGVAGVEVKSVPYLILFNQEGKLVYNGHPASADSKLEELMKNARDPIVGDGVYNKIGGLAKKAQEKKELGKILNTLKTKHINSENAEEAAEAEKLVGNLTAYGECLLQRAELKKETYPTNAWNLYQKVANIYKGDEIGEKANKIIKELKVDKAFQDNLKADNELAQIKEEIKKFKKCNKCSRFSNNCEGCKKANSNYDNVLQRGQSLVKKYPNSPATPKVREILPVK, encoded by the coding sequence ATGATAGTTTCCAGGAAATGGCGCGCGGCTATTTTTGCGGTATTAGCAATATTTTTGCAGTGCATTCAAATCCAGTCTGAAGGGATGAATGGACCCGGGGCGCAGGCGAGCCCTGATATTACCATAGACAGCATCAGGTTCGGCGGGTTATGGATGGGCAATAATATTTCGACCGATGACCTCGAGGGATATGTGGTGGCTGTTGAATTCTGGGGTAAATGGTGTCCGCCGTGCCGCGAGATGATACCTCACGTGGTGGGTTGGAATACCAAATACAGCGCCCAAGGGTTAATAATCCTGGGATTTCACAGCACTCAGAGCGAGACCAAGGATGAAGTGGCTGCATTTTGCAAGGAGAATAAGATTAGTTATAATATCTATGATAGAGGGGGCGTGGCGGGGGTGGAAGTCAAAAGCGTGCCGTATTTGATACTGTTTAATCAGGAAGGTAAATTGGTTTATAACGGACATCCGGCATCGGCCGACAGCAAGCTGGAGGAATTGATGAAGAACGCCCGCGACCCGATAGTGGGAGACGGGGTTTATAACAAAATCGGCGGGCTGGCCAAGAAGGCCCAGGAGAAGAAGGAGCTAGGCAAGATTCTTAATACCCTTAAGACCAAACACATCAATTCAGAGAATGCCGAAGAAGCCGCCGAAGCGGAAAAGCTTGTGGGTAACCTGACCGCTTACGGGGAATGCCTGCTCCAGCGGGCGGAGCTTAAGAAAGAAACCTACCCGACCAATGCTTGGAATCTTTACCAGAAAGTGGCTAATATTTATAAGGGCGATGAGATAGGCGAGAAAGCCAATAAAATAATTAAGGAACTCAAGGTTGATAAGGCATTCCAGGACAATCTTAAGGCTGATAACGAACTGGCGCAGATAAAGGAAGAAATAAAGAAGTTTAAGAAATGCAATAAATGCAGCAGGTTCTCCAATAATTGCGAGGGCTGTAAGAAGGCTAACAGTAATTATGATAATGTTTTACAAAGAGGGCAATCGTTGGTGAAGAAGTACCCCAATTCTCCGGCAACACCAAAGGTCAGGGAGATACTGCCGGTTAAATAG
- a CDS encoding TlpA disulfide reductase family protein, with translation MNTNRIRIIGFVLLVGALSISGLLAGAGAGGPPPMPQGVTISNISFGQLWQGEELTKDDLAGHVVGIEFWATWCGPCRAAMPHLVEWHKKYADQGFIMLGFHSTKTETKGEVLEFCKANRATFNIYDKGSVSGLNFSGIPHFSLFDHNGNLVYDGHPMQADQKLEEVMKAAPEPLAGPGPYVKLAALAKKAKDKKDLGKILNALKTKHINSEDPTEKAEAEMLAERLTTYGNRMMDKALRKMEVEPAEAYNLYQHIANVYKGDEIGDKAEGIVKELKNEKTFQEYVKADNELAKIKEDVDKFKKCNRCQAFSSGCEGCKKACANYEPTLQKAQSLVKKYPESPAAVKVRELMPAVK, from the coding sequence ATGAATACTAACAGAATCAGGATAATCGGATTTGTGTTGTTGGTCGGGGCGTTGTCCATAAGCGGGTTGCTGGCTGGGGCCGGGGCGGGCGGGCCGCCGCCCATGCCGCAGGGCGTGACCATCAGCAACATCAGCTTCGGGCAGCTCTGGCAGGGCGAGGAGTTGACCAAGGATGATCTGGCCGGACACGTGGTCGGCATCGAATTCTGGGCCACCTGGTGCGGGCCGTGCCGGGCGGCCATGCCGCACCTGGTTGAGTGGCACAAGAAGTACGCCGATCAAGGCTTTATTATGCTGGGGTTCCACAGCACCAAGACCGAGACCAAGGGCGAGGTGTTGGAATTCTGCAAGGCCAACCGGGCTACCTTTAACATCTACGACAAGGGCAGCGTGTCCGGGTTGAACTTCTCGGGCATCCCGCATTTCTCGCTTTTCGACCACAACGGCAACTTGGTCTATGATGGTCACCCGATGCAGGCGGACCAGAAGCTGGAAGAGGTGATGAAGGCGGCGCCGGAGCCGCTGGCTGGACCGGGCCCGTATGTCAAGCTGGCCGCACTGGCCAAGAAGGCCAAGGACAAGAAGGATCTGGGCAAGATACTAAATGCTCTTAAGACCAAGCACATCAATTCCGAGGATCCGACCGAGAAGGCTGAGGCCGAGATGCTGGCCGAGCGGTTGACTACCTACGGAAACCGGATGATGGACAAGGCTTTAAGGAAGATGGAGGTCGAGCCGGCCGAGGCCTATAACCTTTACCAGCACATCGCCAACGTCTACAAGGGTGATGAGATAGGCGACAAAGCCGAGGGTATCGTTAAGGAACTCAAGAACGAGAAGACCTTCCAGGAATACGTCAAGGCCGACAACGAGCTGGCCAAGATAAAGGAAGATGTTGATAAGTTTAAGAAGTGCAATCGCTGCCAGGCTTTCTCGTCCGGGTGCGAAGGCTGTAAGAAGGCCTGCGCTAATTACGAGCCGACCCTGCAGAAAGCCCAGTCGCTGGTAAAGAAGTATCCGGAATCTCCGGCTGCGGTTAAGGTCAGAGAACTGATGCCGGCGGTCAAGTAG
- a CDS encoding exopolyphosphatase: MRIITRGDMDGLASSVLLSTVEQVREIVFLHPKEAQDGNFSVTKDDIIVNLPYIKGCGLWFDHHVSEDQKAESVRTAGDARGLYQVAPSAARVVYNFYKNPTLDAYADMLESVDRFDSGQLTKSDVLDPKDWILLAYTIDPRTGLGPEFQKYFRWMVEYVKEVPIEKILAHPEVKRRVDQVRQEQAAFEGILRANCRQDGAVVVTDLRNLPEPLPSGNRFLVFILFPEANVETRVFWGKDKEKVVIACGHSIFKRTCNVNIGKLMSGYGGGHKGAGTCQIESAKADATLKEIIAKLKGNK; this comes from the coding sequence ATGAGAATCATCACTCGCGGCGATATGGACGGCCTGGCCAGTTCGGTTCTGCTCAGCACCGTAGAACAAGTCAGGGAAATCGTTTTCCTTCATCCCAAAGAAGCCCAGGACGGCAATTTCTCAGTGACCAAGGATGATATCATCGTCAACCTGCCTTACATTAAAGGATGCGGTCTGTGGTTCGACCATCACGTCTCCGAGGACCAGAAGGCCGAGTCGGTCCGGACGGCCGGCGATGCTAGGGGTCTGTACCAGGTGGCGCCCAGCGCCGCACGGGTGGTCTATAATTTTTACAAGAATCCCACACTGGACGCCTATGCCGATATGCTTGAGTCGGTCGACCGGTTCGACTCCGGACAGCTGACCAAATCTGACGTGCTCGACCCCAAGGACTGGATTCTGCTGGCCTATACCATCGACCCGCGCACCGGGCTGGGGCCGGAGTTCCAGAAGTATTTTCGCTGGATGGTCGAATACGTCAAGGAAGTGCCCATCGAGAAGATTCTGGCCCATCCCGAGGTCAAGCGCCGGGTGGACCAGGTCAGGCAGGAGCAGGCAGCGTTTGAGGGGATATTGCGGGCCAACTGCAGGCAGGACGGCGCAGTGGTGGTGACCGACCTGAGAAACCTGCCCGAGCCTCTGCCCAGCGGTAACAGATTCCTGGTCTTTATCCTTTTCCCCGAGGCCAATGTCGAGACCCGGGTGTTCTGGGGTAAGGATAAGGAAAAGGTGGTTATTGCTTGCGGACACAGTATCTTTAAGCGCACCTGCAACGTCAACATCGGCAAACTGATGTCCGGCTACGGCGGCGGCCACAAGGGCGCCGGCACCTGCCAGATAGAGTCTGCAAAGGCCGACGCCACGCTCAAGGAAATAATTGCTAAGCTTAAGGGGAATAAATGA
- a CDS encoding HEAT repeat domain-containing protein → MKILLYLILGVAIIIAGGWAYGQEEDAKTVGIRSALGRLKDLQSRMDATRSDVEVAQVTAQAEAIWTEISAERDAATGVLFEELDKEKANSYFLIIGARWLMTLTDGQALTAAARALANVDINSTRSMPQFFQLCHDLAKSPDPTLLPALDRLLANKDRVVSLPQYYLTLSPADILMYSYQVYGRSSARHLMELLEKSTDPVVQYNAMSLLAEFKYDPALGMIRKIVANDKIVKALRYNAVVCLGLMGDPKDIELLKKLLKDKDPEMRFNALFGLFEMRRSAAVPFVIGLLSDSEEKVRSEAIACLLNCPTAQGIEALIAALPKEKSEANRKQISDNLSGLSQGGGSNPVEFLSLKPVEREKVISRAIESRESAYALRPGVERMTHDDLVSMTREWIAGHRLTSGPAQPTDMVGLVLDAATVQDLDLLFEVRSSLLWRISGDVRKELGIIDEVIRRIHRRQFK, encoded by the coding sequence ATGAAAATACTATTATATCTGATATTAGGAGTTGCTATAATCATAGCCGGGGGGTGGGCCTATGGGCAGGAGGAGGACGCCAAGACGGTTGGTATCAGGTCGGCTCTGGGGCGGCTCAAGGACCTGCAGTCGCGTATGGATGCGACCCGGTCCGACGTAGAGGTGGCTCAGGTGACGGCCCAGGCCGAGGCCATCTGGACCGAGATTTCGGCTGAGCGCGACGCGGCGACCGGCGTACTTTTTGAGGAACTGGATAAGGAGAAGGCTAATTCTTATTTCCTTATTATCGGCGCGCGCTGGCTGATGACGCTGACGGACGGGCAGGCGCTGACCGCGGCGGCCCGGGCGCTGGCTAACGTGGATATTAACTCGACCAGGTCAATGCCGCAGTTCTTCCAGCTTTGCCACGACCTGGCCAAATCGCCCGACCCAACACTGCTTCCGGCGCTGGACCGACTGCTGGCCAACAAGGATCGGGTTGTTTCCTTGCCGCAGTATTACCTGACCCTCAGCCCGGCTGATATACTGATGTATAGCTACCAAGTCTACGGCCGGAGTTCGGCCCGGCACCTGATGGAGCTCCTGGAAAAGTCGACCGACCCGGTGGTTCAGTATAACGCCATGAGCCTGCTGGCCGAGTTCAAATACGACCCGGCCCTGGGGATGATACGCAAGATTGTTGCCAACGACAAGATTGTCAAGGCATTGCGCTATAACGCGGTCGTGTGCCTGGGCCTGATGGGAGACCCCAAGGATATCGAACTGCTCAAGAAACTGCTCAAGGACAAGGACCCGGAGATGCGCTTCAACGCTTTGTTCGGCTTATTTGAGATGCGCCGTTCGGCTGCCGTGCCGTTTGTTATCGGGCTGTTGTCCGACTCCGAGGAAAAGGTCAGGTCCGAGGCGATAGCCTGCTTGCTCAACTGCCCGACGGCTCAGGGCATTGAGGCGTTGATTGCGGCTTTGCCCAAGGAAAAGTCCGAAGCTAACCGCAAGCAGATAAGCGATAACCTGTCCGGTCTGTCTCAGGGTGGCGGGAGCAACCCGGTGGAGTTCCTGAGCCTGAAACCGGTCGAGCGGGAAAAGGTCATCAGCCGCGCCATCGAATCGCGCGAGTCGGCTTACGCGCTCCGGCCCGGGGTGGAGCGGATGACGCACGACGACCTGGTGTCCATGACACGGGAATGGATTGCCGGGCACCGGCTTACTTCCGGACCGGCCCAGCCGACGGATATGGTCGGGCTGGTGCTGGACGCGGCCACGGTCCAGGATTTAGACCTGCTCTTTGAGGTGCGTTCGTCCTTGCTTTGGCGCATCTCCGGCGATGTCCGGAAGGAACTTGGGATAATTGATGAGGTTATCCGGAGAATACATAGGCGTCAGTTTAAATAG
- the ruvX gene encoding Holliday junction resolvase RuvX: MKVLGIDYGKKRIGLAISDPSGTFALDYRAIQAASVTEAAAQIKDIVEQEKITELVLGLPKRLDNTLGQSANAVNEFAQQLSQAGVDVSITFWDERLSSKQAEVMLRDTGIGRREKRVHTNVVAAQLILQNFLDSRNTAKDVNTNKP; the protein is encoded by the coding sequence ATGAAAGTATTGGGCATTGATTACGGCAAGAAGCGCATCGGGCTGGCCATCAGCGACCCGTCAGGTACCTTTGCCCTGGATTACCGGGCTATTCAGGCGGCTTCAGTCACGGAAGCGGCCGCACAGATTAAGGATATTGTCGAACAGGAAAAGATTACCGAGCTGGTGCTGGGTCTGCCCAAGCGTTTGGATAATACCCTGGGCCAGAGCGCCAATGCCGTCAACGAGTTTGCCCAACAGCTCAGCCAGGCCGGCGTGGACGTGTCCATAACATTCTGGGATGAGCGGCTCTCGTCCAAACAAGCCGAGGTGATGCTTCGGGATACGGGTATCGGCCGCAGGGAGAAACGGGTGCATACCAATGTGGTGGCGGCTCAGCTGATTCTGCAGAATTTTCTGGATAGTAGGAACACGGCCAAAGACGTTAACACGAATAAACCCTAA
- a CDS encoding ATP-binding protein, producing the protein MSMQSLKIKFLTQPKYTRKIFDMMGLLLDAFLTNKTAYREFMVALGEAIDNAIMHGNQLDGQKYLEVECEIHHDKIVCHVQDEGKGFKYEKFMKDALDNFVPEALMKKVAKYGTPGSMGIAMMRKCLNEVCYNEQGNRLTMVKKL; encoded by the coding sequence ATGTCAATGCAATCTCTGAAAATAAAGTTTCTGACCCAGCCCAAATACACCCGCAAAATATTCGATATGATGGGCCTTCTGCTCGACGCTTTCCTGACCAACAAAACCGCCTACCGCGAGTTCATGGTGGCCTTAGGCGAGGCCATAGACAACGCCATCATGCACGGCAACCAGCTCGACGGCCAAAAATACCTCGAGGTCGAATGCGAAATCCACCACGACAAAATCGTCTGCCACGTGCAGGACGAAGGCAAGGGGTTCAAATATGAAAAATTCATGAAAGACGCGCTCGACAACTTCGTGCCCGAGGCGCTGATGAAAAAGGTGGCCAAATACGGCACACCCGGCAGTATGGGCATCGCCATGATGCGCAAATGCCTCAACGAGGTCTGCTACAACGAACAGGGCAACCGGCTGACCATGGTCAAGAAGCTCTAA